In Nitrospirota bacterium, a single window of DNA contains:
- a CDS encoding methylenetetrahydrofolate reductase, whose translation MTFREAVKSGEFVVTAEIGPPKGTDITEMMHHIELLSGKVHAANITDNQSAVMRICSLGVCRICLENGLEPVLQMTCRDRNRIGLQSDLLGAYVLGIRNVLCMTGDHVAAGDHKAAKPVYDVESVQLLRIVDSLNAGKDMAGNVLKGGTDFFQGAVVTPETDFLEPQLMKFEKKVKAGAQFFQTQAIYDMEKFRDFMQYARGFPVKILAGIVLLKSVGMANFMNKNVPGIRVPQELIDELKAAGKENALETGLNIAARHIRKLREEAICDGVHIMAIGMEDKVPAIMEKAGLL comes from the coding sequence ATGACGTTTCGTGAGGCAGTCAAGTCAGGGGAATTTGTTGTCACAGCCGAAATCGGGCCTCCCAAGGGAACTGATATAACGGAAATGATGCATCATATCGAACTTCTGAGCGGAAAGGTGCATGCGGCGAACATAACTGACAACCAGTCTGCTGTGATGAGAATATGCTCCCTTGGCGTATGCAGAATATGCCTTGAGAATGGGCTCGAGCCTGTTCTTCAGATGACATGCAGAGACCGAAACAGGATAGGTCTGCAATCTGATTTGCTGGGAGCATATGTGCTCGGCATCAGAAATGTTCTCTGCATGACAGGAGATCACGTGGCAGCTGGCGACCACAAGGCTGCAAAGCCTGTGTATGATGTCGAATCTGTGCAACTCCTCAGAATAGTCGATTCCCTGAACGCAGGGAAAGATATGGCGGGAAATGTACTGAAAGGAGGAACAGATTTCTTTCAGGGGGCAGTAGTGACACCGGAGACGGATTTTCTTGAACCTCAGCTCATGAAATTCGAGAAAAAAGTAAAAGCCGGTGCGCAATTCTTCCAGACACAGGCCATTTACGATATGGAGAAATTCAGAGATTTCATGCAATATGCACGGGGGTTTCCAGTTAAGATACTGGCCGGTATTGTTCTTCTGAAATCGGTCGGCATGGCAAATTTTATGAATAAAAATGTTCCTGGTATCAGGGTTCCGCAGGAACTTATTGATGAACTGAAGGCAGCCGGAAAGGAAAATGCTCTCGAAACAGGACTAAACATTGCTGCACGTCATATCAGGAAACTCAGAGAAGAAGCTATATGTGACGGCGTCCATATCATGGCCATAGGAATGGAAGACAAGGTGCCAGCTATCATGGAAAAGGCAGGTTTGCTATAA
- a CDS encoding PilZ domain-containing protein: MKKKAAGEIRKWQRYHFFGSASVRVARSKAPIEAMIANISLSGIGLYSSKPIGKGKKAAMTIAFLDKDGKILKDSITGKVDWQKKFRNIYLAGILFDEEPNVLSQPKLMEHLTWLIDTYDLPQPFRDKRIAML, translated from the coding sequence ATGAAGAAGAAAGCAGCAGGAGAAATACGCAAATGGCAGCGCTATCATTTTTTCGGCAGTGCATCGGTGCGCGTTGCTCGGTCCAAGGCCCCTATTGAAGCCATGATAGCAAACATTTCACTTTCAGGCATCGGGTTGTATTCATCAAAGCCCATAGGAAAAGGAAAAAAGGCTGCAATGACGATTGCCTTTCTGGACAAGGATGGAAAAATCCTCAAAGATTCCATCACGGGGAAAGTCGACTGGCAGAAAAAGTTCAGAAATATCTACCTTGCCGGCATTCTTTTCGATGAAGAACCGAATGTGCTCTCTCAGCCGAAACTCATGGAGCACCTCACATGGCTGATAGATACCTATGATCTCCCTCAACCCTTCCGGGACAAAAGGATAGCAATGCTGTAA
- the ybeY gene encoding rRNA maturation RNase YbeY, which yields MKVSIRNQQRLVKANQQKITGLLRKALRHLGLRRAEISVLLVSDRRMRVLNRTYRRVDRTTDVLSFPQTDAGFRLSDAGNHHLLLGDIVINLHKAKRQASEYGTSFHDELSRLLVHGLLHLIHYDHEINRYQKERMETKERELTALLK from the coding sequence ATGAAGGTCTCTATAAGGAATCAGCAAAGGCTGGTAAAGGCAAATCAGCAGAAGATAACAGGGCTTCTCAGGAAAGCGCTCCGTCACCTCGGTCTCCGCAGGGCTGAAATCAGCGTCCTTCTCGTTAGTGACAGGAGGATGCGGGTCCTTAACCGCACATACCGCAGAGTGGACAGGACAACCGACGTATTGTCTTTTCCGCAGACTGATGCGGGCTTCCGTCTTTCAGATGCCGGGAATCATCATTTATTGCTAGGGGATATCGTAATCAATCTCCATAAAGCAAAGAGACAGGCATCTGAATACGGCACTTCCTTTCATGACGAACTCTCACGACTTCTTGTTCATGGTCTCCTGCACCTTATCCATTACGACCATGAAATAAACAGGTATCAGAAGGAGAGAATGGAGACAAAGGAACGGGAACTGACCGCTTTGCTGAAATAG
- a CDS encoding HDIG domain-containing metalloprotein — MKNMKNDQPKNKTTKLFSFLKTFLNGSPDKGNGKQARYSKKDTLVPLYFIIVCGLLAALSIQGNFGPEQLIGGFMISSLLMFILYRDIMRYKPAYIKKYNMLLLLGLLLTGTLLIGRLFSFLLYNLSKGLEYQHLDSAIFGIPIPAGAMLVSLLFDFHTAITFCFTVSLLTGVWLNDASFAFYAFVGSITAAFAVIRCKKRSGILKGGAFVIASNVVTVIIILLFKGDLFTIKAPSSILFAALGGISVAAIVSVLLPAIEYTFKVTTDISLLELLDLNQPIMKNLMVTAPGTYHHSVIVGNLVESAAEAVGVNPLLARVSAYYHDIGKIKMPDYFVENQSSSPSKHDKLTPHMSSMIIINHIKEGVDLAKQHKLPEPIIDIIQQHHGNMLISYFYQKAKEKGDNVVPVEEDYKYHGPKPQTRVAALVMMADAVEAASRVLNDPTPSRISSLVDRIINHIFLEGQLDECQLTLKDIHEIKKRFTYILTGIFHRRIDYPGFDFSNEGLYKESAKAGKGKSAEDNRASQESAPSPRSPQG; from the coding sequence ATGAAAAATATGAAAAACGATCAGCCGAAGAATAAGACCACTAAACTCTTCTCCTTCTTAAAGACCTTCCTCAACGGAAGCCCGGATAAAGGAAACGGCAAACAAGCACGCTATTCCAAAAAAGATACGCTTGTTCCTCTGTATTTCATCATAGTCTGCGGTCTTCTTGCTGCGTTGTCGATACAGGGCAATTTCGGTCCCGAACAACTCATCGGCGGTTTCATGATCTCATCCCTCCTGATGTTTATCCTCTACCGCGACATCATGAGATATAAACCAGCATATATCAAGAAATACAACATGCTTCTCCTTCTCGGCCTGCTCCTCACCGGCACTCTCCTGATCGGAAGGCTATTTTCCTTTCTTCTGTACAATCTTTCAAAGGGGCTTGAGTATCAGCACCTTGATAGCGCAATTTTCGGCATTCCGATTCCTGCCGGAGCCATGCTTGTCTCCCTTCTTTTTGATTTTCATACCGCAATCACCTTCTGTTTTACGGTCAGTCTGCTCACCGGGGTATGGCTCAATGACGCATCCTTTGCCTTTTATGCATTTGTGGGAAGCATCACTGCTGCGTTTGCCGTCATAAGGTGCAAGAAAAGGTCCGGAATCCTCAAGGGAGGTGCCTTTGTAATTGCATCAAATGTCGTTACCGTCATTATTATTTTATTGTTTAAGGGTGATCTTTTTACTATTAAGGCTCCTTCTTCTATCCTGTTCGCAGCCCTTGGGGGAATAAGTGTCGCTGCAATTGTCTCTGTTCTTCTGCCTGCAATTGAATATACTTTCAAGGTTACTACTGACATAAGCCTTCTCGAACTGCTTGACCTCAACCAGCCGATTATGAAAAACCTTATGGTTACCGCACCAGGAACATATCACCACAGTGTTATAGTCGGAAACCTCGTTGAGTCTGCTGCAGAAGCTGTTGGCGTCAACCCTTTACTCGCAAGGGTAAGCGCCTATTATCATGACATAGGAAAAATAAAGATGCCAGATTATTTCGTTGAAAACCAGAGCAGTTCTCCGAGCAAACATGACAAGCTCACTCCACACATGAGCAGCATGATCATTATCAACCATATCAAGGAAGGAGTCGATCTCGCAAAGCAGCACAAACTTCCCGAACCGATCATTGATATCATTCAGCAGCATCATGGCAACATGCTCATCAGCTATTTTTACCAGAAAGCTAAGGAAAAAGGAGATAATGTCGTTCCGGTAGAGGAGGACTACAAATATCACGGTCCCAAACCCCAAACACGCGTCGCTGCGCTCGTCATGATGGCTGATGCGGTTGAGGCTGCATCAAGGGTGCTGAATGATCCTACACCTTCAAGGATCTCTTCTCTGGTGGACAGGATTATCAATCATATTTTTCTTGAAGGACAACTCGATGAGTGCCAACTTACCCTGAAGGATATCCATGAAATCAAAAAACGTTTCACCTATATTCTCACAGGCATATTTCACAGAAGGATAGATTATCCGGGGTTCGATTTTTCAAATGAAGGTCTCTATAAGGAATCAGCAAAGGCTGGTAAAGGCAAATCAGCAGAAGATAACAGGGCTTCTCAGGAAAGCGCTCCGTCACCTCGGTCTCCGCAGGGCTGA
- a CDS encoding PhoH family protein — translation MQGENTLTEKAEKIIRDIRSISSEGYNLSPEDIRFALRSMAREGEYVSVKDLFLNNIPVSSKRRFIIPKTETQRQYIEAIKQYDIVIGIGPAGTGKTYLAMAMAINAFLKKQVSRIVLARPAVEAGEKLGFLPGDMFEKVNPYLRPLYDALFDMMEPEKVGKLVDRGIIEIAPLAFMRGRTLNDSFIILDEAQNTTSEQMKMYLTRLGYSSKTVITGDITQIDLPHGKLSGLIEAGRILSAIEGIKFIYFSERDVVRHKLVQEIVKAYEKYEKRSAEE, via the coding sequence TTGCAGGGCGAGAATACACTTACCGAAAAGGCAGAAAAGATCATCCGTGACATCCGCTCAATAAGTTCGGAAGGATATAATCTCAGTCCCGAAGATATTCGCTTTGCGCTTAGATCTATGGCACGGGAGGGAGAATATGTCTCCGTGAAGGATCTTTTCCTGAATAACATCCCTGTTTCCTCAAAAAGGCGATTCATTATTCCAAAGACAGAAACTCAACGCCAGTATATAGAAGCAATAAAACAATATGATATTGTCATTGGTATCGGACCTGCCGGGACAGGCAAGACATATCTCGCAATGGCAATGGCAATTAATGCGTTTCTGAAAAAACAGGTCAGCAGGATAGTTCTTGCAAGACCTGCAGTGGAAGCAGGTGAAAAACTCGGATTTCTCCCCGGCGATATGTTCGAAAAAGTAAATCCGTATCTCAGGCCTCTTTATGATGCGCTCTTCGATATGATGGAGCCGGAAAAAGTCGGGAAACTTGTCGATCGCGGAATAATTGAAATCGCTCCCCTGGCGTTTATGAGGGGAAGAACGCTCAACGATTCCTTTATCATACTCGATGAGGCCCAGAATACCACATCCGAACAGATGAAGATGTATCTCACACGACTCGGCTATAGTTCCAAGACGGTCATCACCGGCGATATCACACAAATCGACCTCCCGCACGGCAAATTGTCGGGGCTTATTGAGGCGGGGAGAATCCTGAGCGCCATTGAAGGTATCAAGTTCATCTATTTCTCGGAACGGGATGTGGTACGGCACAAGCTGGTCCAGGAGATTGTCAAGGCATATGAAAAATATGAAAAACGATCAGCCGAAGAATAA
- a CDS encoding SPOR domain-containing protein encodes MKKTESKDKSSVLFVGKGIIILSLVITSSLSFVLGFLVGKSYNPVLENQISSLSLQERTTSGSVPLSNSKPHELQSDKEAQTAGPDTPTPQSPPVQTSDVKNRPEAKKAIAAPGDLSQQSASTQSHESSNSGITLNKAREINAVKNDKGIAKTRKYTVQAGAFKSEADADTLSEKLQKKGYKTSVFPFRTKKHEKLFKVMVGEFSSRKEAELLSVRLKKTEGLKTFVSFRP; translated from the coding sequence ATGAAAAAGACTGAATCCAAAGACAAGTCGTCCGTACTTTTCGTCGGGAAAGGAATTATTATCTTGTCGCTCGTAATTACCTCCTCCCTCAGTTTTGTACTGGGGTTTTTGGTGGGAAAAAGCTATAATCCCGTACTCGAAAATCAGATATCGTCTCTTTCTCTGCAGGAACGCACTACCTCGGGCAGTGTCCCTCTGTCAAACAGCAAACCTCATGAACTGCAATCAGATAAGGAAGCCCAAACAGCAGGACCAGACACTCCAACCCCGCAATCACCCCCTGTCCAAACCAGTGATGTGAAAAACAGGCCGGAAGCAAAAAAAGCTATAGCCGCTCCAGGTGATCTATCTCAGCAGTCCGCTTCCACACAATCGCATGAATCGTCAAATTCCGGGATTACCCTCAACAAAGCACGAGAGATAAATGCAGTAAAAAATGATAAGGGAATTGCGAAAACAAGAAAATATACTGTTCAGGCAGGGGCATTCAAGAGCGAGGCTGATGCAGATACCCTCTCGGAAAAACTCCAGAAAAAGGGCTATAAAACCTCTGTGTTTCCCTTCCGGACCAAAAAACATGAAAAGCTTTTCAAGGTCATGGTTGGAGAGTTCAGTTCCAGAAAAGAAGCCGAACTGCTCTCGGTCAGGCTGAAAAAGACCGAAGGGCTAAAAACATTCGTATCATTCAGGCCATAA
- the queA gene encoding tRNA preQ1(34) S-adenosylmethionine ribosyltransferase-isomerase QueA, producing the protein MKITDFDFSLPESLIAKRPQKDRTGSRLLVLHRDGTVIHSLFSDFPSYLNPGDMLLLNNTKVFPARITGFKKSGGAIEMLLVRKTGDDSWEVLTKGNFTGNLHISDELQVELVNGKTAKFVCQGDFREIIWKYGSMPLPPYIKRIPDETDKETYQTVFAKEEGSIAAPTAGLHFTESLLREIVRKGIILRELTLHVGIGTFKPIRADHVQDHVMDTEYFEMDAELLSEIAKTKALGRRIVSVGTTTTRTLEGCMSGNCEMLSLNGILRGTTGIFIYPGYSFRAIDSLVTNFHLPRSTPLMLVSALCGFNTLMKAYKEAIAEGYRFLSYGDAMLIL; encoded by the coding sequence ATGAAAATCACTGATTTCGATTTTTCTCTTCCTGAATCTCTTATCGCAAAAAGACCTCAAAAGGACCGTACCGGTTCCCGCCTTCTTGTGCTTCACAGAGATGGCACAGTCATACATTCCTTGTTTTCTGATTTTCCTTCCTATCTCAATCCGGGCGACATGCTCCTGTTAAACAATACAAAGGTTTTTCCCGCCAGAATCACCGGATTCAAAAAGAGCGGCGGTGCGATAGAAATGCTTCTTGTTAGAAAGACAGGCGATGATTCATGGGAAGTTCTTACAAAGGGTAATTTTACAGGAAACCTGCACATATCTGATGAATTGCAGGTTGAACTTGTGAACGGCAAGACCGCAAAATTCGTATGTCAAGGAGATTTTCGGGAGATTATCTGGAAATATGGAAGCATGCCACTGCCCCCTTATATAAAACGTATTCCTGATGAAACAGACAAGGAAACCTACCAGACTGTTTTTGCAAAAGAGGAAGGTTCCATAGCTGCACCGACTGCAGGACTTCATTTTACTGAATCCCTTCTCCGAGAAATCGTCAGAAAGGGCATCATCCTGCGGGAACTTACACTGCATGTGGGGATTGGCACTTTCAAGCCTATCAGGGCAGATCATGTGCAGGATCATGTCATGGATACTGAGTACTTTGAAATGGACGCAGAATTATTATCTGAAATCGCAAAAACCAAGGCATTAGGAAGAAGAATAGTCTCTGTCGGAACTACGACTACCAGAACTCTGGAAGGCTGCATGAGCGGGAACTGTGAAATGCTCTCCCTGAATGGAATACTCAGGGGGACAACCGGAATATTCATATATCCCGGATATTCATTTCGGGCAATCGATTCACTGGTGACTAACTTTCACCTGCCAAGATCCACTCCACTCATGCTCGTCTCTGCCCTTTGTGGTTTCAATACGCTGATGAAGGCGTATAAGGAAGCAATTGCTGAAGGGTATAGATTTCTCTCTTATGGTGATGCTATGCTTATTTTATGA
- a CDS encoding SpoIID/LytB domain-containing protein produces the protein MDKIIVFVVIFSLVFSSVHVHADEKIKVLIVNDVYDRIPAKNEKLERLGSIKGELLVMGTRYSGDIDVWRGNDGLYIINELPLEEYIKDVVAVEVRNDWDIEALKAQAVISRTYALYQKSRNGSSLYHLASSVLHQVYKGNNPDIRIAYAVEQTRGEILTYQGRVIEALYHSTCGGKTENPEDVFGKSYPYLKSVESHCDLSPYTEWERTFQVSEIERIMNISGIKDIIIKSFTLTNRVKHIEIITNSKTFTMSANEMRKALGWKNLPSTNFTVSKNGNLLIFEGKGYGHGVGLCQWSALKMAREGQNYKDILAFFYPGTTLQLYENH, from the coding sequence TTGGATAAAATTATCGTTTTTGTTGTCATATTTTCCCTTGTATTCTCTTCAGTGCACGTTCATGCTGATGAGAAAATCAAAGTTCTGATTGTGAATGATGTGTATGACAGAATTCCTGCAAAGAATGAAAAACTCGAGAGACTCGGCAGCATTAAGGGGGAACTGCTTGTCATGGGGACACGGTATTCCGGTGATATCGATGTCTGGAGAGGAAACGACGGTCTCTATATCATCAACGAACTGCCGCTCGAGGAGTATATCAAGGATGTTGTTGCTGTGGAAGTTCGGAACGACTGGGATATAGAAGCACTTAAGGCACAGGCTGTCATCTCAAGGACATATGCCCTCTATCAGAAATCAAGAAACGGAAGTTCCCTGTATCATCTTGCCTCTTCTGTACTGCATCAGGTGTACAAGGGCAACAATCCTGATATCAGGATTGCATATGCGGTAGAACAGACCCGAGGAGAAATACTCACCTATCAAGGGCGAGTTATTGAGGCACTTTACCATTCAACATGCGGAGGAAAGACAGAAAATCCCGAAGACGTATTTGGCAAAAGCTACCCATATCTGAAATCTGTGGAGTCACACTGCGATTTGTCACCTTATACGGAATGGGAAAGGACATTTCAGGTTTCTGAAATCGAAAGAATTATGAATATATCCGGGATCAAAGACATTATTATTAAATCATTTACTTTAACAAACAGAGTGAAACATATTGAGATTATTACTAACTCTAAAACATTTACCATGAGCGCCAATGAAATGAGAAAAGCGCTTGGGTGGAAAAATCTGCCGAGCACAAATTTTACAGTATCAAAAAACGGTAATTTGCTGATATTCGAAGGCAAAGGGTATGGTCACGGAGTCGGTCTTTGCCAGTGGAGTGCCCTTAAAATGGCTCGTGAAGGACAAAACTACAAAGACATTCTCGCCTTTTTCTACCCGGGCACAACTTTACAGCTCTATGAAAATCACTGA
- a CDS encoding DUF2905 domain-containing protein, translating to MTDGIQEIGRLLVILGIGAIIIGGILLFSGKLPWLGKLPGDMLVQKKNFTFYFPLATSILLSLLLTLIFFLLRRK from the coding sequence ATGACCGACGGCATACAGGAAATCGGCAGATTACTTGTCATCCTGGGGATCGGGGCCATTATAATCGGTGGCATCCTGCTGTTTTCAGGAAAATTGCCATGGCTTGGCAAACTTCCGGGAGATATGCTTGTCCAGAAAAAAAACTTCACCTTTTACTTTCCCCTTGCCACAAGCATACTTCTGAGCCTGCTGCTGACGCTAATTTTTTTCCTTTTACGGAGGAAGTAG
- a CDS encoding epoxyqueuosine reductase QueH, with product MHICCANCCLYPIKILFSEGIDIRGLWLNPNIHPYSEYQMRLDAVERLEKAWHLEIEYCDYYGLREFIRATVHNEEDRCAICYSMRLEETAKTAKKMHLDGFTTSLLVSPYQKFDMILYTGMEASKRYSIPFHFKDFRPGWKEGMRISKELGLYRQRYCGCIYSEMERHMKKK from the coding sequence ATGCATATCTGCTGCGCAAATTGTTGCCTTTACCCCATTAAAATCCTTTTTTCAGAAGGGATTGATATCAGGGGTCTGTGGCTGAACCCAAATATTCATCCATATTCTGAATACCAAATGCGTCTCGATGCGGTTGAGAGACTCGAAAAAGCCTGGCACCTCGAAATTGAATATTGCGATTACTACGGACTCAGGGAATTTATCCGCGCTACAGTGCATAACGAAGAAGACAGATGTGCAATCTGTTATTCGATGAGACTTGAAGAAACCGCAAAAACCGCAAAAAAGATGCATCTCGACGGCTTTACCACATCTCTTCTTGTAAGTCCGTATCAGAAATTTGATATGATACTATATACAGGTATGGAAGCATCCAAAAGATATTCCATACCTTTTCATTTTAAAGATTTCAGACCCGGATGGAAGGAAGGAATGCGTATATCAAAAGAACTTGGCCTCTACAGGCAGAGATATTGCGGCTGCATCTACTCGGAAATGGAAAGACACATGAAAAAGAAATGA
- the ruvB gene encoding Holliday junction branch migration DNA helicase RuvB: MIHEEHRNPPDILRDLSSPEEENIITLRPKWLSEYTGQDKVVETLKIAVEAALKRKESLDHILLNGPPGLGKTTLAHIIANEMGTRIITSSGPALEKGGDLMGILTHLEKGDILFIDEIHRIPKIVEEFLYPAMEDFAVDFIFDKGAHARTHRYRLESFTMIGATTRSGLLSAPLRERFGITRELDFYSEKDLVNIVKRSSTILDIEIDQEGAYEIACRARGTPRVANRLLKRVRDYAQVRAHGRITKDVSVEALLLEGIDQSGLGETDRKLLQTVILNYKGGPVGIEALASTLQIETDVLLDVIEPYLLKTGYIIRTSQGRKATEKAYSHLNVQHKNELSLFEGSKSKQRS, encoded by the coding sequence ATGATTCATGAAGAACACAGGAACCCCCCGGATATCCTCAGAGACCTTTCCTCTCCGGAGGAAGAAAACATCATTACGCTCAGGCCCAAATGGCTTTCCGAATATACCGGTCAGGACAAGGTTGTTGAAACACTGAAAATCGCGGTAGAGGCAGCCCTGAAGAGGAAAGAATCCCTTGATCACATTCTTCTTAACGGTCCTCCCGGCCTTGGAAAGACAACATTGGCTCACATAATAGCCAATGAAATGGGAACCAGAATAATAACCTCATCTGGTCCTGCCCTCGAAAAGGGCGGAGATCTTATGGGCATTCTCACGCATCTTGAAAAGGGCGACATCCTGTTCATTGATGAAATACACCGCATTCCAAAAATCGTTGAAGAATTCCTTTATCCCGCCATGGAGGACTTTGCAGTTGATTTTATCTTTGACAAAGGCGCACATGCCCGGACACATCGTTACCGCCTTGAGTCTTTTACCATGATTGGTGCGACAACAAGATCTGGACTCCTCTCTGCTCCGCTCAGGGAAAGGTTCGGTATCACCAGGGAACTCGATTTTTACAGCGAAAAAGACCTGGTAAATATCGTAAAACGTTCATCAACAATTCTGGATATCGAGATCGATCAGGAAGGCGCGTACGAAATTGCCTGCAGGGCAAGAGGCACACCAAGAGTCGCAAACAGACTTCTCAAGCGCGTCCGTGATTATGCACAGGTAAGAGCCCACGGGAGAATTACAAAAGATGTTTCTGTTGAAGCGTTGTTGCTGGAGGGAATCGATCAATCCGGTCTCGGAGAAACCGACAGAAAGCTTCTTCAGACGGTGATCCTTAACTATAAAGGCGGCCCGGTTGGGATCGAGGCACTTGCCTCAACGCTTCAGATAGAAACTGATGTGCTGCTGGATGTCATTGAACCGTATCTCCTGAAGACAGGTTACATAATCAGGACTTCGCAGGGTCGGAAAGCAACAGAAAAAGCATATTCTCACCTGAATGTACAACATAAGAACGAATTGAGTCTTTTTGAAGGATCCAAAAGCAAACAACGTTCCTGA
- the ruvA gene encoding Holliday junction branch migration protein RuvA has translation MISYLKGILRFSHAHEDRLTLVVNSVGYDILIPAYVMNKIKRTSVDSDELELYVSFNQTERQPKPVLVGFLHSLDKEFFELFISVEDIGPSAAVKALTKPVREIARSIEDKDVKALKQLKGIGERKAEKIIATLNGKVAKYALIREEESAPPLAEDFTKEVEDVLVTQLGHKYTEARTMIQDAIERNPRINSSEELFEEVYRGQKK, from the coding sequence ATGATATCATATCTGAAAGGAATTCTTCGTTTCAGCCATGCCCATGAAGACAGATTAACCCTTGTCGTAAACTCTGTAGGATATGATATCTTAATCCCTGCATATGTGATGAACAAGATCAAGCGCACCAGCGTCGATTCGGATGAACTTGAACTGTACGTCTCTTTCAACCAGACAGAGCGGCAGCCCAAACCAGTCCTTGTCGGATTTCTTCATTCCCTTGACAAGGAATTCTTTGAACTGTTCATATCGGTCGAAGACATTGGACCTTCTGCGGCGGTAAAGGCGCTGACAAAGCCGGTAAGGGAAATAGCGCGCTCCATCGAAGACAAAGATGTGAAGGCACTGAAGCAGCTGAAAGGCATAGGAGAGAGAAAAGCAGAAAAGATCATCGCAACGCTGAATGGAAAAGTCGCGAAATATGCACTCATCCGTGAAGAGGAGTCAGCGCCTCCTTTGGCTGAGGATTTCACAAAAGAGGTCGAGGACGTGCTGGTAACGCAGCTCGGACACAAATATACGGAAGCACGTACAATGATTCAGGACGCGATTGAAAGAAATCCCCGCATAAATTCCTCAGAGGAGCTTTTCGAAGAAGTATACAGGGGGCAGAAAAAATGA
- a CDS encoding crossover junction endodeoxyribonuclease RuvC, whose translation MIILGIDPGLATTGFGAIQCINGIPSLVTCGHIRTSPADHISSRLSHIHTDIDALIHSLHPELIAVENVFSLVKYPRAGILLGSVLGIIYLSVSQNGIALLEIAPREIKNSLVGHGGAGKYQIKSAVTKMLRIESIKSLHASDALAIALTAFNRKIMKREKTG comes from the coding sequence ATGATAATACTTGGCATCGATCCAGGCTTAGCAACAACAGGTTTTGGAGCAATTCAATGCATAAACGGCATCCCTTCGCTGGTAACCTGCGGACACATCAGGACTTCCCCTGCTGATCATATCTCGTCGAGGCTGTCGCACATCCATACAGACATAGATGCGTTGATACACTCCCTGCACCCTGAACTGATAGCTGTAGAGAATGTATTCTCACTGGTCAAGTATCCGAGGGCCGGTATATTATTGGGAAGTGTTTTAGGTATTATATATCTGTCCGTTTCGCAGAATGGTATCGCATTGCTTGAGATTGCCCCAAGGGAAATCAAGAATTCGCTTGTCGGGCATGGAGGGGCAGGAAAATACCAGATCAAGTCTGCTGTCACAAAAATGCTCAGGATTGAAAGCATAAAATCCCTCCATGCATCTGACGCGCTGGCAATAGCCCTTACGGCATTCAACCGGAAAATTATGAAAAGGGAAAAGACAGGATGA
- a CDS encoding D-sedoheptulose 7-phosphate isomerase, translated as MKEKIRRAFEESIQVKEKFINEKTIEKILDVAKTIANAFNDGYKLILFGNGGSATDASHIAAEFVNRFKKERPGLPAIALNTDMAVITSIANDYDFSDIFAKQLRALSEEGDVVIGISTSGNSPNVLKAMEVAKKKKLTTVFFTGSKGEKVASRSTFSFVVPSDNTPRIQETHIVLGHILCQMVEEILFEAPRKR; from the coding sequence ATGAAAGAGAAAATACGCAGGGCTTTTGAGGAAAGCATACAGGTCAAGGAAAAATTCATCAATGAAAAAACCATCGAAAAAATCCTTGATGTTGCAAAAACTATCGCCAATGCCTTTAACGATGGCTACAAACTGATCCTCTTCGGCAATGGCGGCAGCGCCACCGATGCGTCTCATATTGCAGCAGAGTTTGTGAACAGATTCAAAAAGGAACGTCCGGGGCTTCCGGCAATAGCGCTGAACACGGATATGGCGGTTATCACCTCAATAGCCAATGATTATGATTTTTCCGATATCTTTGCCAAGCAGCTCAGGGCTCTTTCTGAAGAAGGAGACGTTGTAATTGGCATAAGCACAAGCGGAAACTCTCCGAACGTCCTCAAGGCCATGGAAGTTGCGAAAAAAAAGAAACTCACAACAGTGTTTTTTACAGGCTCCAAAGGAGAGAAGGTTGCATCCAGATCAACATTTTCTTTTGTTGTCCCGTCTGACAATACTCCACGGATTCAGGAAACCCATATTGTACTCGGACATATCCTCTGCCAGATGGTCGAGGAGATTCTCTTCGAGGCGCCGAGAAAAAGATAA